In the Gossypium raimondii isolate GPD5lz chromosome 9, ASM2569854v1, whole genome shotgun sequence genome, one interval contains:
- the LOC128032549 gene encoding uncharacterized protein LOC128032549, which translates to MVFKIEDKVRLTRDRLKVAFDRQKSYVDLTRKDIKFTVGDQVFLKVSLWKKVLRFGRKGKLSSRRYWSDPSHIVFVEKIDVRPDLAFKKEPMHVLNQEVKVLRKKTIS; encoded by the exons ATGGTTTTTAAGATTGAAGATAAGGTCAGATTGACTCGGGATCGTCTTAAGGTAGCTTTTGACAGACAAAAGTCTTATGTAGATCTTACGAGGAAAGATATAAAGTTTACTGTGGGAGATCAGGTTTTCCTTAAGGTGTCTCTGTGGAAGAAGGTCCTCAGGTTtggtcgtaagggcaagttaAGCTCTAG ACGGTATTGGTCTGATCCATCTCACATTGTGTTTGTTGAGAAGATCGATGTAAGGCCAGATTTGGCTTTCAAGAAGGAGCCGATGCATGTTCTAAATCAAGAGGTTAAGGTCTTGAGGAAGAAGACTATTTCGTAG